From a single Peromyscus maniculatus bairdii isolate BWxNUB_F1_BW_parent chromosome 4, HU_Pman_BW_mat_3.1, whole genome shotgun sequence genomic region:
- the LOC102903745 gene encoding olfactory receptor 5W2-like: MGRENCSSVDEFIFLGITNNPGTNVALFTTFLLVYLITLLANLGMMILIRVDSQLHTPMYFFLSNLSFCDLCYSTAIGPKMLVDLLAEEKSIPMVGCALQFLTFCVFADSECLLLAVMAFDRYQAISNPLLYTVNMSGMVCSMLMAGVYLVATTDGLIHTTLAFHLCFCGSNEINHFFCDLPPLYLLSCSDIQVNELALFTVFGFIELSTISGVLISYCYIILSVLKIRSAEGRFKAFSTCTSHLTTVAIFQGTMLFMYFRPSSSYSMDQDKMTSLFYTLVIPMLNPLIYSLRNKDVKEALQKLKTKMWL; the protein is encoded by the coding sequence atgggtagGGAAAATTGCTCCTCTGTGGATGAATTCATTTTCTTGGGAATTACCAATAACCCTGGCACGAATGTAGCCCTGTTCACTACATTCCTACTGGTTTATCTCATTACTCTCCTGGCCAATCTTGGGATGATGATTTTGATTAGAGTGGACTCTCAactgcacacacccatgtacttctttctCAGCAACCTCTCCTTCTGTGACCTCTGCTATTCCACAGCAATTGGGCCCAAGATGTTGGTGGATCTCTTAGCTGAGGAGAAATCAATTCCCATGGTTGGTTGTGCTCTGCAGTTCTTGACATTCTGTGTCTTTGCGGATTCTGAGTGTCTACTGCTGGCAGTGATGGCCTTCGATAGGTACCAGGCCATCAGCAACCCTTTGCTCTACACAGTGAACATGTCTGGCATGGTGTGTTCCATGCTCATGGCAGGGGTTTACCTGGTGGCAACAACAGATGGTTTAATACACACAACCTTGGCATTCCATTTATGTTTTTGTGGGTCTAATGAGATCAACCACTTCTTTTGTGATTTGCCTCCACTCTACCTCCTCTCCTGCTCAGACATACAAGTCAATGAACTGGCCTTATTTACTGTTTTTGGTTTCATTGAACTGAGCACCATCTCAGGAGTCCTGATCTCTTATTGTTACATTATTTTATCAGTCCTGAAGATCCGTTCTGCTGAGGGGAGGTTCAAAGCTTTCTCCACCTGCACCTCCCATCTAACAACAGTTGCCATTTTCCAAGGAACTATGCTTTTTATGTACTTTCGACCTAGCTCTTCTTATTCCATGGATCAAGACAAAATGACTTCATTGTTCTACACTCTTGTTATTCCTATGCTGAACCCTTTGATTTATAGCCTCAGGAACAAGGATGTGAAAGAGGCCCtgcaaaaactgaaaacaaaaatgtggtTATGA
- the LOC102914776 gene encoding olfactory receptor 10AG1-like produces MQFVLLGFSDLPNLQGFLFAVFSVVYIIILIGNSLIIVISSMDPALQKPMYFFLANFSSLEICYISVTVPRILFNIEMQDRSISVTSCATQLCFFLIFGTTECLLLAVMSYDRYVAICNPLHYILIMNPTKCTHLAVGSWLGGIPIQIGQTCQIFSLHFCSSNQIDHFFCDIPPILKLACGDTSMHELSVYVVVMVVAALPFILVLTSYSKIIATILRLPTAKGRAKAFSTCSSHLLVVVLFYGSATVTYLRPKSMHSPGTDKLLSLFYTVVTPMFNPLIYSLRNKEVIAALKRLFLKA; encoded by the coding sequence ATGCAGTTTGTGCTGTTAGGATTTTCTGACCTTCCCAACCTCCAAGGATTTCTATTTGCagtgttttctgttgtttatatAATTATCTTGATTGGAAATTCCCTCATAATAGTAATAAGCAGTATGGACCCTGCATTACAGAAaccaatgtatttttttctggcaAATTTTTCCTCTCTGGAAATCTGTTACATATCCGTTACTGTCCCAAGGATTCTGTTCAACATCGAGATGCAGGACCGAAGCATTTCAGTGACGTCCTGTGCCACCCAGTTGTGCTTCTTCCTTATTTTTGGAACTACTGAATGTTTGCTGCTAGCTGTGAtgtcctatgaccgctatgtggccatctgcaaccCTCTGCACTACATTCTGATCATGAACCCAACAAAGTGCACCCATCTTGCAGTGGGATCCTGGCTCGGTGGCATTCCCATTCAGATAGGGCAAACATGTCAGATATTCTCTCTGCATTTCTGCAGTTCTAACCAAATCGACCACTTCTTCTGTGATATACCTCCCATTCTCAAGCTAGCCTGCGGGGACACTTCCATGCATGAGCTGTCTGTCTATGTGGTTGTTATGGTGGTGGCTGCACTGCCCTTTATACTGGTGCTTACATCCTACAGCAAAATCATTGCCACCATCCTGAGGTTGCCAACAGCTAAAGGGCGGGCAAAAGCCTTCTCCACATGTTCTTCACATTTGCtagtggtggttttgttttatggatcAGCTACTGTTACCTACTTGAGGCCAAAGTCCATGCATTCTCCTGGAACTGACAAACTGCTCTCTCTGTTCTACACAGTTGTGACCCCCATGTTCAATCCTCTGATTTACAGCCTTAGGAACAAGGAGGTGATTGCAGCTCTAAAAAGGTTATTTCTTAAAGCATAA
- the LOC102914155 gene encoding olfactory receptor 5W2-like, with amino-acid sequence MQRRMERENCSSFTDFILMGITNNSEIKVVLFTIFLLVYLINLVGNLGIIFLIKVDPQLQTPMYFFLSNLSFCDLCYSTAVGPKMLMDIFGNDKSIPFFGCALQFFVSCTFVDSECILLAVMAFDRYQAINNPLLYTVNMSSRLCSLLMAGVYLVGMADSLIHTTLTFHLCFCGSNKIDHFFCDIPPILLLSCSDTQVNELAIFTIFGFIELSTISGVLVSYCYIISSVLKIRSAEGRFKAFSTCASHLTTVAIFQGTVLFMYFRPSSSYSLDQDKMSSLFYTLVIPMLNPLIYSLRNKDVKEALNKLKKKRCC; translated from the coding sequence ATGCAAAGAAGAATGGAGAGGGAAAATTGCTCTTCCTTTACTGACTTCATATTAATGGGAATtacaaacaactctgagataaaGGTGGTTCTGTTCACAATATTTCTACTGGTCTATCTCATCAACCTTGTGGGAAATCTTGGAATAATCTTTTTAATTAAAGTGGATCCCCAGCTACAAACTCCAATGTACTTTTTCCTCAGTAACCTCTCTTTCTGTGACCTCTGCTATTCCACAGCAGTTGGGCCCAAGATGCTGATGGATATATTTGGCAATGACAAGTCTATTCCCTTTTTTGGTTGTGCTCTGCAGTTCTTCGTTTCCTGTACATTTGTAGATTCTGAATGCATACTGCTGGCAGTGATGGCCTTTGACAGGTACCAAGCCATCAACAACCCCTTACTCTACACAGTGAACATGTCCAGCAGGCTGTGTTCCTTGCTCATGGCTGGGGTTTACCTTGTAGGTATGGCAGATTCTTTGATACACACAACACTGACATTCCACTTGTGTTTCTGTGGGTCTAACAAAATAGATCATTTCTTTTGTGATATCCCTCCCATCTTACTCCTCTCCTGCTCAGATACACAAGTCAATGAATTAGCAATATTCACAATATTTGGTTTTATTGAGCTGAGCACCATCTCAGGAGTCCTTGTCTCCTATTGTTACATCATCTCATCAGTCTTGAAGATCCGCTCTGCTGAGGGGAGGTTCAAAGCTTTCTCCACCTGTGCCTCTCACCTGACCACAGTTGCAATTTTCCAAGGAACTGTGCTCTTCATGTATTTCAGGCCAAGTTCTTCTTATTCTCTAGATCAAGACAAGATGAGCTCACTGTTTTACACACTGGTGATTCCCATGCTGAACCCTCTGATTTACAGCTTGAGGAACAAGGATGTGAAAGAGGCCCTGaataaactgaaaaagaaaagatgctgTTAA
- the LOC102914477 gene encoding olfactory receptor 10AG1-like — MQFVLLGFAALPNLQGILSAVFSIIYLIILIGNCLIILITRLDRALQKPMYFFLANFSSLEICYISVTVPRILFNIWTQNRNISVLACAVQMCFFLMLGTDECFLPAVMSYDRYVAICNPLHYPLVMNQRKCIQLAVGSWLSGIPIQIGQTCWIFSMHFCNSNKIDHFFCDISPILKLACGDTSIHELSVYVVVMVVAALPFILVLTSYSKIIATILRLPTAKGRAKAFSTCSSHLLVVVLFYGSGTITYLRPKSMHSPGTDKLLSLFYTVVTPMFNPLIYSLRNKEVIAALRKLILQK; from the coding sequence ATGCAATTTGTCCTGCTGGGATTCGCAGCTCTCCCGAACCTCCAAGGGATTCTGTCTGCAGTGTTCTCCATCATTTATCTGATTATCCTCATTGGTAATTGCCTCATAATATTAATAACTAGGCTTGACCGTGCATTGCAGAAAcccatgtatttttttctggcaAATTTTTCCTCTCTGGAAATCTGTTACATATCAGTTACTGTCCCAAGGATTCTGTTCAACATTTGGACACAGAATAGAAACATTTCTGTGTTGGCTTGTGCTGTGCAGATGTGCTTCTTCCTTATGTTGGGAACTGATGAATGTTTCCTCCCGGCTGTCATGTCCTAtgatcgctatgtggccatctgcaaccCTCTGCACTATCCTCTGGTGATGAACCAGAGAAAATGCATTCAGCTGGCTGTTGGTTCATGGCTCAGTGGCATCCCAATCCAGATTGGGCAAACCTGTTGGATATTCTCCATGCATTTCTGCAATTCTAATAAAATAGATCACTTCTTTTGTGACATATCCCCCATACTCAAGCTGGCCTGTGGGGACACTTCCATACATGAGCTGTCTGTCTATGTGGTTGTTATGGTGGTGGCTGCACTGCCCTTTATACTGGTGCTTACATCCTACAGTAAAATTATTGCCACTATTCTGAGGTTACCAACAGCCAAAGGGCGGGCAAAAGCCTTCTCCACGTGCTCTTCCCACCTCcttgtggtggttttgttttatggCTCTGGTACCATTACCTACTTGAGGCCAAAATCCATGCATTCTCCTGGAACTGACAAACTGCTCTCCCTGTTCTACACCGTTGTGACTCCCATGTTCAACCCCCTGATATACAGTCTTAGGAACAAGGAGGTGATTGCTGCACTGAGAAAGTTAATACTCCAAAAGTAG